In Gimesia benthica, a single window of DNA contains:
- a CDS encoding protein kinase domain-containing protein, whose protein sequence is MNSVQNCVVGSRLRPFQLSAVTPDLQHAQIQSADYQGRWLALIFYPHDFSFVCPTELTGFSAEKPQFEQLNCDLLGVSIDSLETHAQWLKTPANDGGVEGLRFPLASDPQGALCQYFGVWREVDGLPNRGLFLIDPEGILRFAASYDLSVGRNVQDVLRILDALQSGGLCPANWKRADGVLDTVSLLKPGRVLGHYRIERELGRGAFGQVFAAEDLRLARQVALKVIVKQDDQTEKQLLREARSAAGIQHPNVCTIYSVDTIDTIPTIVMEYIDGGSLADLIDSGFDLSQFRRIARQIALGLAAAHEKGIVHGDLKTANILLRGGDEPVIVDFGLARSFRHQEVVTRAGSDTGPQFTVTTKTDVATEPEAAELDLEETVVLNSNPVDDATVSAADSNGISGTPAYMSPEQARGARLSAASDIFSLGLIFVEMLCGASLMRDMSALEIISALWRPDFVESLTEKIPPEFRSELIDLLAMEPDQRPSAKEVSRRMSG, encoded by the coding sequence ATGAACTCCGTACAAAACTGTGTCGTTGGTTCACGGCTTCGACCATTTCAATTGAGCGCAGTTACCCCTGACCTGCAACACGCGCAGATTCAGTCCGCAGATTACCAGGGACGCTGGCTGGCGCTGATCTTCTATCCACATGACTTCTCCTTTGTCTGCCCCACCGAACTCACAGGATTCAGCGCTGAGAAACCGCAGTTTGAGCAACTCAACTGCGATCTCTTGGGGGTGAGCATCGACTCCCTCGAGACTCACGCGCAGTGGCTGAAAACCCCCGCGAACGATGGAGGTGTCGAAGGACTCCGCTTTCCCCTGGCCTCTGATCCCCAAGGCGCGCTCTGCCAGTATTTTGGTGTCTGGCGGGAGGTCGACGGTCTGCCCAATCGCGGATTGTTTCTGATTGACCCGGAAGGGATCCTGCGTTTTGCTGCGAGTTATGACTTGAGTGTGGGGCGGAATGTTCAAGACGTCCTGCGTATCTTAGACGCCTTACAGTCCGGAGGACTCTGTCCGGCTAACTGGAAACGTGCCGATGGTGTGCTGGATACCGTGTCGCTTTTGAAGCCGGGCCGGGTTCTCGGCCATTACCGCATTGAACGCGAGTTGGGCCGGGGTGCTTTCGGGCAGGTTTTTGCAGCCGAAGACTTACGTCTCGCACGTCAAGTCGCGCTCAAAGTGATCGTGAAACAGGATGATCAGACTGAAAAACAACTCCTGAGGGAGGCACGGTCGGCAGCCGGTATTCAGCACCCGAATGTCTGCACGATTTATTCTGTGGATACGATTGACACCATACCGACAATTGTCATGGAGTACATTGATGGTGGCTCACTAGCAGATCTGATTGACAGCGGATTCGACCTCAGTCAATTCCGCAGGATCGCGCGGCAGATTGCATTGGGACTGGCTGCCGCTCACGAAAAAGGAATCGTGCACGGAGACCTGAAGACGGCGAATATTCTGCTGCGAGGAGGAGACGAACCGGTGATTGTCGACTTCGGGCTGGCCCGTTCTTTTCGACATCAGGAGGTCGTCACCAGAGCCGGTTCCGATACCGGACCGCAGTTTACGGTCACGACGAAAACAGACGTCGCTACGGAACCAGAAGCAGCAGAGCTGGATTTAGAGGAAACCGTGGTACTCAATTCCAATCCCGTCGATGATGCCACCGTCTCGGCCGCGGACTCCAACGGGATCTCTGGCACCCCGGCTTATATGTCTCCCGAACAGGCCCGCGGCGCTCGCTTGAGTGCCGCCAGCGACATCTTCTCCCTGGGATTAATTTTCGTCGAGATGCTGTGTGGTGCATCACTAATGCGCGACATGTCGGCACTGGAAATCATCTCTGCTTTATGGAGACCTGATTTCGTCGAATCGCTGACCGAGAAGATTCCCCCTGAGTTCCGCAGCGAGCTGATTGATCTACTGGCGATGGAGCCGGACCAACGTCCCAGTGCGAAAGAAGTGAGCAGGCGGATGTCGGGATAG
- a CDS encoding aldehyde dehydrogenase (NADP(+)), which translates to METQPVLINGEWTTSSGTQTFQGVNPATGETLAPLFPVSPWDEIESAIIAAAEASKAMRGWPGERFAAFLEAYANEIEARADALVDAAHAETGYPESPRLRDGELPRTTNQLRQAANHAREGSWAQPTIDTATGISSMFGPIGPVTVFGPNNFPFAFNSIAGGDFAAAVAAGNPVIAKGHSSHPETTRIFGEAADAAAKATDMPAGFVQLIYRTSHSDGCRLVSHPLMGAIGYTGGRSAGLTIKEAADKAGKPVYLELSSINPVFVLPGALAERSAEIAEEFKGSCLMGTGQFCTNPGLVVLKAGDAAETFIDQVKQQFEAAPAGVLLSEGVQRGFLSGITAIQEAGATLVTGGTSTEGDGFSCANTLLRVSGSAFLKDPEALQAEAFGNSSLFVVAESDEELAQIAECLEGNLTGCIYSQTTGEDDLLYDLVAPALRQKVGRLLNDKMPTGVAVSPAMNHGGPFPSTGHPVFTSVGIPAAIHRFSMLQCYDNVRPGRLPAALQPKNSNPAQWRYIDGMYTQGDYGA; encoded by the coding sequence ATGGAAACACAACCGGTTCTGATTAACGGAGAATGGACGACCTCATCAGGGACTCAGACGTTTCAGGGAGTGAACCCCGCGACCGGCGAAACGCTGGCCCCGCTGTTCCCCGTCAGCCCCTGGGACGAAATCGAATCTGCCATCATCGCGGCCGCTGAGGCGTCCAAAGCAATGCGGGGCTGGCCGGGCGAACGGTTTGCCGCCTTCCTGGAAGCGTACGCGAACGAGATCGAAGCCCGCGCCGACGCCCTGGTGGACGCCGCTCATGCGGAGACCGGCTATCCCGAATCACCGCGGCTGCGTGACGGCGAGCTGCCGCGAACGACGAATCAGCTGCGTCAGGCCGCCAATCATGCCCGCGAAGGTTCCTGGGCACAGCCGACCATCGACACCGCGACCGGCATCAGTTCAATGTTCGGTCCGATTGGTCCCGTGACCGTGTTTGGTCCGAACAACTTCCCGTTTGCGTTCAACAGCATCGCTGGGGGTGATTTCGCCGCCGCGGTTGCCGCGGGGAACCCGGTGATCGCCAAGGGACATTCGTCGCACCCGGAAACCACACGCATCTTCGGTGAAGCCGCCGACGCAGCCGCGAAAGCGACCGATATGCCCGCTGGTTTCGTGCAGTTGATCTACAGAACGAGCCATTCGGACGGCTGCCGGCTCGTATCTCACCCGCTGATGGGTGCCATCGGTTATACCGGCGGACGGAGTGCGGGACTGACAATCAAGGAAGCGGCCGACAAAGCAGGCAAGCCGGTCTACCTGGAGCTCTCCAGTATCAACCCGGTCTTCGTTCTGCCGGGAGCTCTGGCCGAGCGAAGTGCGGAGATCGCGGAGGAATTCAAGGGGAGCTGCCTGATGGGAACCGGTCAGTTCTGTACGAATCCGGGGCTGGTGGTCCTCAAAGCCGGGGACGCTGCGGAGACCTTCATCGACCAGGTCAAACAGCAGTTCGAAGCGGCCCCGGCCGGCGTGCTGCTGAGCGAAGGAGTACAGCGTGGCTTCCTGTCCGGTATTACCGCGATTCAGGAAGCAGGGGCGACACTCGTCACCGGTGGGACTTCCACCGAAGGCGACGGGTTCTCCTGTGCGAACACACTGCTGCGGGTCTCGGGGAGTGCCTTCCTGAAAGATCCCGAAGCTTTACAGGCCGAGGCGTTCGGCAACAGTTCGCTGTTTGTCGTCGCGGAGAGCGATGAGGAACTGGCCCAGATCGCCGAGTGTTTGGAGGGGAACCTGACCGGCTGCATTTACAGCCAGACCACTGGTGAGGATGACTTGCTGTATGATCTGGTCGCCCCGGCCCTGCGTCAGAAGGTGGGCCGACTGCTGAACGACAAGATGCCGACAGGCGTGGCCGTCAGCCCGGCGATGAATCATGGCGGCCCTTTCCCTTCGACGGGACATCCGGTCTTCACTTCGGTGGGAATTCCGGCGGCAATCCACCGGTTCTCGATGCTGCAGTGCTACGATAATGTCCGCCCCGGACGTCTGCCGGCGGCTCTACAACCAAAGAATTCTAACCCGGCCCAGTGGCGTTATATTGATGGAATGTACACACAGGGCGATTACGGAGCGTAG
- a CDS encoding NAD(P)/FAD-dependent oxidoreductase — translation MQQFDVVILGAGFGGSLTALLLDRIGLSVALVDRGTHPRFAIGESSTPAAGYLLQSLAAQYDLPQFEAFCKYGSWQQSHPDIGCGVKRGFSYFAHTPHQPFQAQPAHGSELLVTANLSDTLADTHWYRADVDHWFARQVAASGILYQDQTEVELQHNHPGWQIQGTRFGERIDLQANFLIDATGAAGIVARTLGIEAETEFKTHSSAIFGHFRNVAPWQTILDGQGISREDYPFNSDHSALHHVLDEGWMWQLRFNNGITSTGFVLDGETGQHSWETMLDRYPSIKAQFAEAECVAPVDGLQTTGRLQRGWKECAGPDWALLPHTAGFIDPLHSTGIAHTLCGIERLVTILEQHTGQGTLTEALANYSDSLQVERTLIDTLVACCYRSRHDFERFRLSTLFYFAAATSYEHLRFHEQQRPWLLCADDERFRQAVTDWYELVSREDHRADQKTDWLQTARELLAPWDRVGLFEPAVPHMYYYTAAPEAEPR, via the coding sequence ATGCAGCAATTTGATGTGGTGATCCTGGGAGCCGGTTTCGGCGGCAGTCTGACGGCACTGTTGCTCGATCGCATCGGCCTCTCCGTCGCCCTGGTCGACCGCGGCACCCATCCCCGTTTCGCGATTGGGGAATCCTCCACGCCCGCCGCCGGCTATCTACTCCAGTCACTGGCTGCACAGTACGATCTTCCACAATTTGAGGCATTTTGCAAGTATGGGAGCTGGCAGCAGTCCCATCCCGACATCGGCTGCGGCGTCAAGCGGGGCTTCAGTTACTTTGCCCACACGCCGCATCAGCCCTTTCAGGCGCAGCCCGCGCACGGCAGCGAACTGCTGGTGACCGCCAATCTCAGTGACACCCTCGCCGATACACATTGGTACCGGGCCGACGTCGATCACTGGTTCGCCCGGCAGGTAGCTGCGTCCGGCATTCTCTATCAAGATCAGACCGAAGTTGAATTACAGCACAACCACCCGGGCTGGCAGATCCAGGGGACCCGATTCGGCGAACGCATTGACCTCCAGGCGAACTTTCTGATCGACGCCACCGGGGCCGCGGGTATCGTTGCCCGCACGCTGGGAATTGAAGCAGAAACCGAATTCAAAACCCACTCGTCCGCGATCTTCGGGCATTTTCGCAATGTCGCTCCCTGGCAGACCATCCTGGACGGGCAGGGCATCTCGCGGGAAGATTATCCGTTCAACTCCGATCACAGCGCCCTGCATCATGTCCTCGATGAAGGCTGGATGTGGCAGCTGCGATTCAATAACGGCATCACCAGCACCGGCTTCGTTCTCGACGGTGAAACAGGGCAGCACAGCTGGGAAACAATGCTGGATCGTTATCCCTCGATTAAAGCACAGTTCGCTGAAGCCGAATGCGTCGCCCCGGTAGACGGACTGCAGACCACCGGCCGCCTGCAGCGGGGCTGGAAAGAGTGTGCCGGGCCGGACTGGGCTCTGTTGCCTCACACCGCCGGTTTCATCGACCCGCTGCACAGCACGGGCATCGCCCATACGCTGTGCGGCATCGAACGGCTCGTTACCATCCTGGAACAGCATACAGGGCAGGGGACGCTGACCGAAGCACTAGCCAACTATTCAGACTCGCTTCAAGTAGAACGCACGCTGATCGATACACTGGTTGCTTGCTGTTATCGCAGTCGGCACGATTTTGAACGATTCCGGCTGAGCACGCTCTTCTATTTCGCCGCTGCAACGAGCTATGAGCACCTCCGCTTTCACGAACAGCAGCGGCCCTGGCTCCTCTGTGCCGACGATGAACGTTTTCGACAGGCGGTCACCGACTGGTATGAGCTCGTTTCCCGCGAAGATCATCGCGCAGACCAAAAAACTGACTGGCTGCAGACAGCGCGTGAACTGCTCGCGCCCTGGGATCGGGTGGGGCTGTTTGAACCAGCGGTGCCCCACATGTATTACTACACCGCGGCCCCGGAAGCGGAACCGCGGTGA
- the htpG gene encoding molecular chaperone HtpG, translating to MNEKTAPEKFTFQAEIKKLLDLLSHSLYQNREIAIRELISNASDALDKYRFLSLTDESLKDEQPLEIRLEPDKENRVLAICDNGVGMTHDELIENIGTIAHSGSLDFLKNAQGNEKEEVSLIGKFGVGFYSAFMLADKVEVLTRSCREEKGWKWESDGSGDFTIEPQEDIGRGTSIRLHLRKDLDEYTQDTRLKYILNKYSTFVPYPIKLGDELVNDQKPIWIEPKTQLTQEQYDGFYQYLAHNGEESARWHLHLSSDSPFQFHAILYCPQTNLELMGFGRTEHGISLCAKRILVQNDNRDLLPEYLRFLYGLVDSADLPLNISRESLQDNTVFRKIKKVLTKRVLSHLASMAKDDEEKYLEFYRQFGSSLREGIGTDFENRDTLAKLLRFPSSRGTSENELVSLEAYLEKADENQKQIYYLGGNDFHTISRNPNLEIFRKKGIEVFYLPDPMDEIVLSNLAKFEDFDIVSIDSAEVKLPGDEKAETDSEEKEDEKKEEQEALTPEFEKVLSLFQEELKDDVESVTKSDRLTDSPCCLVMPEGAISSQLQKVLSMNNKDFPTSKRILEINPDAELIKRLCTLSSNADQHAFIKQCGRQLFWNASLMTGIATSPEEITSNIQSMMEELAQKRSPIIT from the coding sequence ATGAACGAAAAAACCGCACCAGAAAAATTCACGTTTCAGGCAGAAATCAAAAAACTTCTCGATCTGCTTTCCCACTCCCTGTACCAGAATCGGGAAATCGCCATCCGGGAGCTGATCTCAAACGCCTCGGATGCCCTGGACAAGTACCGGTTCCTTTCGTTGACGGATGAATCCCTCAAAGATGAGCAGCCTCTTGAGATTCGTCTCGAGCCGGACAAGGAAAACCGCGTACTGGCCATCTGTGACAACGGCGTCGGGATGACTCACGATGAGTTGATCGAGAATATCGGAACCATCGCTCACAGTGGTTCGCTCGACTTTCTGAAAAACGCCCAGGGGAATGAAAAAGAAGAAGTTTCGCTGATCGGTAAATTCGGCGTGGGCTTCTACTCCGCCTTCATGCTGGCCGACAAGGTCGAAGTCCTGACACGCAGCTGCCGGGAAGAAAAAGGCTGGAAATGGGAATCGGACGGTTCCGGCGACTTCACCATCGAACCGCAGGAAGACATCGGCCGGGGAACCTCGATTCGCCTGCATCTCCGCAAAGATCTGGATGAATACACCCAGGACACGCGGCTCAAATACATCCTCAATAAATATTCGACCTTCGTTCCCTACCCGATCAAGCTGGGAGACGAACTGGTCAACGATCAGAAGCCGATCTGGATCGAGCCGAAAACACAGCTCACACAGGAGCAGTACGACGGATTCTACCAGTACCTGGCTCACAACGGGGAAGAATCGGCCCGTTGGCACCTGCATCTCAGCAGCGATTCACCATTCCAGTTCCACGCCATTCTTTATTGCCCGCAGACCAACCTGGAACTGATGGGCTTTGGCCGGACCGAGCACGGCATCAGCCTGTGTGCGAAACGGATCCTCGTACAGAACGATAACCGGGACCTGCTCCCCGAATACCTGCGGTTCCTGTATGGTCTGGTCGACTCAGCCGACCTGCCGTTGAATATTTCACGCGAATCACTGCAGGACAATACCGTATTTCGCAAAATTAAAAAGGTACTCACCAAACGAGTGCTCTCTCACCTGGCGTCGATGGCCAAGGACGACGAAGAAAAGTATCTCGAGTTCTATCGCCAGTTCGGCAGTTCCCTGCGGGAAGGCATCGGCACCGATTTCGAGAACCGCGACACCCTTGCCAAACTGCTGCGGTTCCCCTCATCGCGAGGGACCTCTGAAAACGAGCTCGTTTCGCTGGAAGCCTATCTCGAAAAGGCCGACGAAAACCAGAAGCAGATCTATTACCTGGGTGGTAACGATTTCCATACGATTTCCCGCAATCCAAACCTGGAAATCTTCCGCAAGAAGGGGATCGAAGTCTTCTACCTGCCTGACCCGATGGATGAGATCGTCCTCTCCAACCTGGCGAAGTTCGAAGACTTTGATATCGTCTCGATCGACTCTGCCGAGGTAAAACTGCCGGGCGACGAGAAAGCCGAAACGGACAGCGAAGAAAAAGAGGACGAGAAGAAGGAAGAACAGGAAGCTCTCACACCTGAATTCGAAAAGGTCCTCTCGCTGTTCCAGGAAGAACTTAAGGACGACGTGGAATCGGTGACCAAATCGGATCGCCTGACCGACAGTCCCTGCTGTCTGGTGATGCCGGAAGGGGCCATCAGTTCGCAGTTGCAGAAAGTCCTGAGCATGAATAACAAGGACTTCCCGACCAGCAAGCGGATTCTGGAAATCAACCCGGACGCCGAGCTGATCAAGCGGCTCTGCACGCTCTCGTCGAACGCGGATCAGCATGCATTCATTAAGCAGTGCGGCCGGCAGCTGTTCTGGAACGCATCACTGATGACGGGGATCGCAACCAGCCCGGAAGAGATCACGTCCAATATCCAGAGCATGATGGAAGAGCTGGCACAGAAACGCTCGCCCATCATTACCTAG
- a CDS encoding sugar phosphate isomerase/epimerase family protein, translating to MVFYSRRDFLKTSALGGMLVMGGGLPALARAEEKKAQAQYGLVTYQWAKDWDLPTLLKNCETANVLGVELRTTHKHGVERDLNKNERREVAKKFMDSPVTLVGIGSNERYDNPDADVLKQAKEATKEFIKLSHDVGGTGVKVKPDSFHKNVPEEVTIEQIGKSLNEMGAFGADYGQQIRLEVHGKCAHLPTIRKILDVADHPNVAICWNCNKQDLEGAGLDANFAMVKDRLGDTTHIHDLIHNPYPHKRFFELMAGANYTGWLMLEEGKLPKGDPVAALAEQSKLFDKMWAQAQDS from the coding sequence ATGGTATTTTACTCCCGCCGCGACTTTTTGAAAACAAGTGCACTGGGGGGAATGCTGGTAATGGGGGGAGGCCTGCCTGCCCTCGCTCGTGCCGAAGAAAAGAAAGCCCAGGCACAATACGGCTTGGTGACTTATCAGTGGGCCAAAGACTGGGATCTGCCTACACTACTGAAAAACTGTGAAACCGCCAACGTCCTCGGCGTCGAACTGCGGACCACACACAAGCACGGCGTCGAACGCGATCTGAACAAAAACGAACGCCGCGAAGTCGCGAAGAAATTCATGGACAGCCCCGTCACCCTGGTGGGTATCGGCAGCAACGAGCGTTACGACAACCCGGATGCCGACGTGCTGAAACAGGCCAAAGAAGCGACGAAAGAGTTCATCAAACTCAGCCACGATGTCGGGGGAACCGGCGTTAAGGTTAAACCCGATTCATTTCACAAGAACGTTCCCGAAGAAGTGACCATCGAACAGATCGGAAAATCACTGAATGAAATGGGAGCCTTCGGTGCCGACTATGGACAGCAGATTCGTCTGGAAGTCCACGGCAAATGTGCTCATCTGCCTACGATCCGAAAAATTCTGGATGTAGCCGATCATCCCAATGTGGCAATCTGCTGGAACTGCAACAAGCAGGATCTGGAAGGGGCAGGCCTGGATGCGAACTTCGCGATGGTGAAAGATCGTCTGGGCGATACAACACACATTCACGATCTGATTCATAATCCCTATCCGCACAAACGGTTCTTCGAACTGATGGCGGGAGCGAATTACACCGGCTGGCTGATGCTGGAAGAGGGCAAGTTACCCAAAGGTGATCCCGTGGCGGCCCTGGCAGAACAGAGCAAACTGTTCGACAAAATGTGGGCGCAGGCACAAGACAGCTGA
- the csrA gene encoding carbon storage regulator CsrA: MLVLSRKKDEKIMIGDSITLMVIEIKNDKVRLGIEAPKDVTVHREEVYAAIKEQSAHDSKDFTSH, translated from the coding sequence ATGCTTGTTCTCAGCCGTAAAAAAGACGAAAAAATTATGATTGGTGATTCAATCACACTGATGGTGATTGAAATCAAGAACGACAAAGTCCGCCTTGGAATCGAAGCACCGAAAGACGTTACCGTCCACCGGGAAGAAGTCTATGCTGCGATCAAGGAACAGTCTGCACACGACAGTAAAGACTTTACATCTCACTAG
- a CDS encoding MOSC domain-containing protein: MWTLSRIALYPVKSLDPVFVEQAEVLPGGGLAWDRQFALFDANGEVINAKKQARIQQIRTSFDLAGQTITVSAPDRDLAAAQFALSENQPGLEAWFSDYFDQRVTLKENRTTGFPDDLEASGPTIISTQTYEEVARWFPGITVDELRLRFRANLEFAGDLPFCEDRLYNPLDPPVLFRAGAVTFAGSNPCKRCVVPSRVPTTGQTDAQFMKTFIRKREETFPSWGVLSLFQNMYRLAVNTRLHELPEGQPPRIQCGDTLEILSR, translated from the coding sequence ATGTGGACTCTCTCCCGTATCGCCTTGTATCCGGTGAAATCTCTTGATCCGGTGTTTGTTGAACAGGCCGAAGTACTCCCCGGAGGAGGCCTGGCCTGGGATCGTCAGTTTGCTCTGTTTGATGCGAACGGAGAGGTCATCAATGCGAAAAAGCAGGCTCGCATTCAACAGATCCGGACCAGTTTCGATCTCGCCGGGCAGACGATCACTGTTTCCGCGCCTGACCGCGATCTCGCCGCGGCGCAGTTTGCGCTCTCCGAAAACCAGCCCGGGCTTGAAGCGTGGTTCAGCGATTATTTTGATCAGCGCGTAACGCTTAAAGAGAACCGCACCACCGGCTTTCCCGACGATCTCGAAGCCTCGGGCCCGACGATCATCAGCACACAGACGTATGAAGAAGTCGCCCGCTGGTTCCCCGGCATCACAGTTGATGAACTGCGGCTGCGGTTCCGGGCCAACCTGGAATTCGCGGGGGACCTCCCCTTCTGTGAAGACCGGCTTTACAATCCCCTGGATCCGCCGGTGCTGTTCCGGGCAGGAGCAGTGACGTTCGCCGGTTCGAACCCCTGCAAGCGGTGCGTGGTTCCCTCACGTGTTCCGACGACAGGCCAGACGGATGCCCAGTTCATGAAGACGTTCATTCGGAAACGGGAGGAAACATTCCCCTCCTGGGGCGTGCTGTCACTGTTCCAGAACATGTATCGGCTGGCGGTCAACACGCGCCTGCATGAGCTGCCCGAGGGTCAACCGCCGCGAATTCAGTGCGGTGACACACTGGAAATTCTTTCCCGATAG
- a CDS encoding ABC transporter substrate-binding protein: MMKCGKFLILLMSVIGLTCSVGLSDSFAQNENKTDPPKAKQDGKTETEEETAESSLPKIEEMQLPSVEDLLKKRPVDWIVLENDNVLIVDPVYPRPDTLGQLEASMKESFSWPRPKNKKEADEQRQKRATFNFINLTLVGEKEDPEYRVQRQNIKQIVHYEDQILQRIDLLLKDGDLKTAFEMLLFLDRRHRDWPGFDQRQQRLLFLEALDKQKAEQYVNALAFVEDLQSRVPDYPGLSKLAGEIINSMITRAVKVEDYREAHHYLNRLAAIYPRQETVAKWRETFLKQSNEILQKANQSAKADQYQQAFDLVMEASTVWPANPRLRDDLRRYQARYPVINVGVLGTALDQSPFFLEHNATRRHKKLTQIPLFEVGKVDQTPQYQSRFFEQWEPTDLGRRADFVLRQSYATWESHPMLLAADIAQAVRARLTPGSSTYDERFDSYVHSVTSTAPFEFRIHFDRVPLSTEWLLSFPITSPPAFSAVVANPEDVRLETEQKIGATSRFVVDEQESKDSDQVSYVRAVPEPKGLRDYNVAQINEVHYSNFEKSFQALLRGEVAVLPFLPAGLVSYFKEQDEFNVVQSAIPLTHVLQFNPESKPLQILELRRALAYAIDRQKILNEKLLHENNLLNGRLVTAPYYTGLQVYNQQVPQREYNFPLAVALAVASQKKLGGKFPPLHMLCDPNPEAQDAAQELIRAWQRIGVNVTLIPNTPEEAKKEKLEWDIVYRTTAMTEPIMELWPFLTVGRGAEIKSLEIFPDWMRQKLIELDEATDWETATALLKKLQQQLYSMAHIVPLWEIDQFHVFRTNIKGYADRPLNFYDNVEQWVTTPVYPRFETLTSTQTTSP, from the coding sequence ATGATGAAGTGCGGCAAATTCCTGATCCTGCTGATGAGCGTCATTGGCCTCACCTGTTCCGTGGGGCTGTCCGACAGTTTTGCGCAAAATGAGAATAAGACAGATCCCCCGAAAGCGAAGCAGGATGGAAAAACCGAAACCGAAGAAGAAACGGCGGAGTCATCACTGCCCAAAATCGAGGAGATGCAACTCCCGTCCGTGGAAGACCTGCTGAAGAAACGTCCCGTTGACTGGATCGTCCTGGAAAATGATAATGTGCTGATCGTCGATCCCGTCTATCCCCGCCCCGATACGCTGGGACAACTCGAAGCATCCATGAAAGAGAGTTTCAGCTGGCCGCGTCCCAAGAATAAAAAAGAGGCTGATGAGCAGCGTCAGAAACGGGCGACATTCAATTTCATCAACCTGACACTGGTCGGCGAAAAAGAAGATCCTGAGTACCGGGTCCAACGACAGAACATCAAACAGATCGTGCATTACGAAGATCAGATCCTGCAGCGAATCGATCTACTGCTGAAAGACGGTGATCTGAAAACGGCGTTTGAAATGCTGCTGTTCCTCGACCGCAGACACCGGGACTGGCCCGGCTTTGATCAGCGACAGCAGCGACTGCTGTTTCTCGAAGCCCTGGACAAACAGAAGGCAGAACAGTACGTGAATGCGCTGGCATTCGTCGAGGACCTGCAAAGTCGTGTCCCCGATTATCCGGGACTGAGTAAACTTGCCGGTGAAATCATCAACAGCATGATCACCCGGGCCGTAAAAGTGGAGGATTATCGCGAGGCCCATCACTACCTGAATCGACTGGCAGCGATCTACCCCCGACAGGAAACCGTCGCGAAGTGGCGAGAGACGTTTCTGAAACAGTCCAATGAGATCCTGCAGAAAGCGAATCAGAGTGCGAAAGCTGATCAGTATCAGCAGGCGTTCGACCTGGTGATGGAAGCCTCAACTGTCTGGCCCGCTAATCCCCGTTTACGGGATGACCTGCGGCGGTATCAGGCGCGATATCCGGTCATCAATGTCGGAGTGCTGGGAACAGCTCTCGATCAGAGCCCCTTTTTCCTCGAACACAATGCGACCCGCCGTCATAAAAAGCTGACGCAGATCCCCCTGTTTGAAGTCGGAAAAGTAGACCAGACCCCTCAGTACCAGAGTCGTTTCTTTGAACAATGGGAACCGACCGACCTGGGCCGACGGGCCGACTTCGTCCTGCGTCAGTCGTATGCCACCTGGGAGTCGCATCCGATGCTGCTGGCTGCCGACATCGCGCAGGCGGTCCGGGCCAGACTGACTCCCGGCTCGAGTACCTACGACGAACGTTTCGACAGCTACGTGCATTCGGTCACATCCACAGCCCCGTTTGAATTTCGCATTCATTTTGACCGGGTCCCCCTGAGCACCGAATGGCTGCTCTCATTCCCGATCACTTCCCCACCCGCATTCAGCGCCGTCGTTGCTAATCCTGAAGACGTACGCCTGGAGACAGAACAGAAAATCGGTGCGACCAGCCGCTTCGTTGTGGATGAACAGGAATCAAAGGACTCTGACCAGGTCAGTTATGTGCGGGCCGTCCCCGAACCAAAGGGACTGCGTGACTATAATGTAGCCCAGATCAACGAGGTTCATTATTCCAACTTTGAAAAATCGTTTCAGGCCCTGCTGCGTGGTGAAGTCGCGGTGCTTCCATTCCTGCCGGCCGGTCTGGTCTCCTATTTCAAAGAGCAGGATGAGTTCAATGTCGTCCAAAGTGCGATTCCGCTGACTCATGTGCTGCAGTTCAACCCGGAAAGTAAACCACTGCAGATTCTCGAACTTCGCCGGGCACTGGCCTATGCCATCGATCGCCAGAAGATTCTCAACGAGAAACTGCTGCATGAAAACAACCTGTTAAACGGTCGTCTGGTGACGGCTCCGTATTACACGGGGCTCCAGGTTTACAATCAGCAGGTGCCTCAACGCGAATACAATTTTCCGCTGGCGGTGGCCCTCGCGGTAGCGTCTCAGAAGAAACTGGGAGGAAAATTCCCGCCTCTGCATATGCTGTGTGATCCTAATCCCGAAGCACAGGATGCCGCCCAGGAGCTGATCAGGGCCTGGCAACGGATTGGCGTCAACGTCACGCTGATTCCCAATACGCCCGAGGAAGCGAAAAAAGAGAAACTGGAATGGGACATCGTCTATCGCACGACCGCGATGACCGAACCGATTATGGAACTCTGGCCTTTCCTGACCGTGGGGAGAGGCGCTGAGATTAAATCACTGGAAATCTTTCCGGACTGGATGCGACAGAAACTGATTGAGCTCGATGAAGCGACCGACTGGGAAACCGCAACTGCGCTCTTGAAGAAGCTGCAACAGCAGTTGTATTCCATGGCGCATATCGTTCCGCTTTGGGAAATCGACCAGTTTCATGTGTTCCGTACGAATATCAAAGGGTACGCCGACCGGCCCCTGAATTTTTATGATAATGTCGAACAGTGGGTTACGACCCCCGTCTACCCGCGGTTTGAAACACTGACGTCGACACAGACGACCTCACCATAG